AGCCTTCTTGAACGTAGACCATTCGAGGTCAACAGTCTTAGCAGAAGTAGCCTTAGCGAGGGAAGCGGCCGGGTTATCGTAACCGATTTCTGCGTCACCAGCATCGCCGAGACCCATTTCGAAGGAAGCAGCAACGTCAACAGTGTAAGTGATGCAAACGCCACCCATAGCGGAAGCGTCAGCCTGGTCAGCAGCGGTAGAGCCTTCCGGAACACCGGCGAGGTTGAAGCCGATACCAACGAACGGTTCATAGGTCAGGGTACCCTTGTTCAGGGAGAAGGTACCGCAAACGCCACCGCAGACGCCACCGCAGTAGTCAATGATCGGGTCCATGGCGTCATCGGCATATTCGTTACCCGGTTCGACAGGCCATTCGATCTTGGAAGCGCCGCCATCAGCGTCGTCACCGTAGGTGAACCAGTAACCACCGTTTCCGTTGGCTGAATCAAGTTCAGTATCGATCTTGTAAACGCCTTCGGAGCCATTCCAGGTCACGAAGCCGAAAGCAGATGCAGCAGCAAGAGCGGCAGTTGCAGTAAGAATTTTCTTGTTCATCATTCTCTCTCCCTTTGAAACGACTGCCCATAATGAGCGGTTTGCGCTTAATATATCTTTTTTCCGGAGGGTTGGACAAAAAAATACTACAGAAAACAGAAAAGGCTGCGGAGAACCGCAGCCCTTTCTTAAGATTTTACCGAAGTAAGATTACTTCAGCATGATCTGCTGAAAAAGGCCCATGGCGCGAACCATGTATACTCCGGCTTGGAGCTTGGAGAGGTCCATGGTCTTCACAGAGGAGGCCGCCATAACAACCTGACCTTGGAGGTTCACAATTTCAGCCTTGGCAACAGACTTGCCGAAGGAAAGGGTACGGCCAGAGAGCTGAGCCTTCAGAGAAGCCTTAGCCTTGGCATTGGAGAAACCCGGAGTGGAACCCAAGTATGGACCAACTTCAATGATATTGAAGCTACCGGATGTACCGTCCTTAGCCTGAATCTTGAACTTGATAGCAGCGAGCTTTTTTGCTGCTTCGGCACCGGTAATCTTGCCCGAGCCCCAGCCAGCCTGCTTGAACTTAGACCATTCGAGGTCAACAGTCTTAGCAGAAGTAGCCTTAGCGAGGGAAGCGGCCGGGTTGTCGTAACCGATTGCAGCGTCACCGGCATCACCGAGACCCAATTCAAGAGAAGCTGCAACGTCGACAGTGTAAATCAGGTGGACTCCACCCATAGCAGAAGCGTCAGCCACGTCAGCAGCGGTAGAACCTTCCGGAACACCGGCGAGGTTGAAGCCGATACCAACGAACGGTTCATAGGTCAGGGTACCCTTGTTCAGGGAGAAGGTACCGCAAACGCCACCGCAG
This uncultured Fibrobacter sp. DNA region includes the following protein-coding sequences:
- a CDS encoding T9SS type A sorting domain-containing protein, producing MMNKKILTATAALAAASAFGFVTWNGSEGVYKIDTELDSANGNGGYWFTYGDDADGGASKIEWPVEPGNEYADDAMDPIIDYCGGVCGGVCGTFSLNKGTLTYEPFVGIGFNLAGVPEGSTAADQADASAMGGVCITYTVDVAASFEMGLGDAGDAEIGYDNPAASLAKATSAKTVDLEWSTFKKAGWSSGKIAGVEAAKKLAALKFKIQAKDGTTGGFNIMSVGAYQGGCGNGGDGIAAKAMQSSLKAQLSGRTLSFGKSVAKAEIVNLQGQVVMAASSVKTMDLSKLQAGVYMVRAMGLSQQIMLK
- a CDS encoding T9SS type A sorting domain-containing protein; protein product: CGGVCGTFSLNKGTLTYEPFVGIGFNLAGVPEGSTAADVADASAMGGVHLIYTVDVAASLELGLGDAGDAAIGYDNPAASLAKATSAKTVDLEWSKFKQAGWGSGKITGAEAAKKLAAIKFKIQAKDGTSGSFNIIEVGPYLGSTPGFSNAKAKASLKAQLSGRTLSFGKSVAKAEIVNLQGQVVMAASSVKTMDLSKLQAGVYMVRAMGLFQQIMLK